Proteins from one Halopseudomonas pelagia genomic window:
- a CDS encoding iron-containing alcohol dehydrogenase, whose translation MQAYRMNWNYPTSVRVGAGRIAELADACKQLGMQAPLLVTDPGLAALPIIDSALKQCRDAGLNADVFSSIKGNPTGQNVMDGVVVYRVGHHDGVIAFGGGSALDAAKAIALMAGQDRPLWDFEDIGDNHLRVNVAGMAPVVAVPTTAGTGSEVGRASVITDGEAHIKRIIFHARMLPALVILDPELTVGLPPRITAATGMDALSHNLEAYCSPVFHPMAEGIALEGMRLVKEYLPRATAQGDDLEARLEMLVASSMGATAFQRGLGGMHALAHPLGALYDAHHGTLNAILMPYVLQANRSSIEPQMERLGRYLDLPRHDFTGVLDWVLELRSELDIAHNLAEIGIDDLQIERVGQMAVEDATAGTNPIQFDAGQYSAIFTRALHGQL comes from the coding sequence ATGCAGGCGTATCGCATGAACTGGAACTATCCGACGTCGGTACGGGTTGGGGCAGGGCGAATCGCTGAGCTGGCCGATGCCTGCAAACAGTTGGGCATGCAGGCGCCGTTGTTGGTGACCGACCCCGGTTTGGCCGCCTTGCCGATTATCGACAGCGCGCTGAAGCAATGCCGCGATGCCGGTTTGAACGCTGATGTGTTTTCCTCTATCAAGGGCAACCCGACCGGGCAGAACGTGATGGACGGCGTTGTCGTGTACCGCGTGGGTCATCACGATGGTGTTATCGCCTTTGGTGGTGGCTCGGCTTTGGACGCGGCCAAGGCGATAGCCTTGATGGCCGGACAGGATCGACCGCTGTGGGATTTCGAGGATATTGGCGATAACCATCTGCGCGTCAATGTCGCGGGAATGGCCCCCGTTGTGGCAGTACCGACTACAGCGGGTACGGGTTCTGAAGTGGGTCGTGCGTCGGTGATCACCGATGGCGAAGCGCATATCAAACGCATCATCTTTCATGCACGCATGTTGCCGGCGCTGGTGATCCTTGATCCGGAATTGACGGTGGGTCTGCCACCGCGTATTACTGCAGCGACCGGCATGGACGCCTTGTCGCACAATCTCGAAGCTTACTGCTCGCCGGTATTTCACCCAATGGCTGAAGGTATCGCGCTGGAGGGCATGCGCCTGGTCAAGGAGTATCTGCCCAGAGCGACCGCCCAGGGCGACGATCTGGAGGCGCGGTTGGAAATGCTCGTGGCATCGAGCATGGGTGCGACGGCCTTCCAGCGTGGACTGGGTGGCATGCATGCACTCGCGCATCCGCTGGGCGCGCTCTACGACGCGCATCACGGCACCTTGAACGCGATTCTGATGCCGTATGTTCTGCAGGCCAACCGCAGCAGCATAGAGCCACAGATGGAGCGTCTTGGGCGCTATCTTGATTTGCCGCGACATGATTTCACCGGCGTGCTGGACTGGGTTCTGGAGCTGCGCAGCGAGCTGGACATTGCGCATAATCTGGCCGAGATCGGTATCGATGACTTGCAGATCGAGCGGGTAGGGCAGATGGCGGTAGAAGATGCCACTGCGGGCACCAACCCGATTCAGTTTGATGCCGGCCAGTACAGTGCTATTTTTACCCGAGCGTTGCACGGGCAACTCTAG
- a CDS encoding glutamine amidotransferase-related protein, translating to MKIGLLQCDDVMESLQVAHGNYPEMFNELLLTRHPDAQIRVYRCMDGELPQDLDECDAYITSGSKFGVNDGLPWIDALQECIARMWEQGTPLVGVCFGHQLMAKALGGEVIKSPKGWGVGMSFNQVLVRKSWMKPWQDKLDLVVSHQDQVSLLPPQAEILASSEFCRYYLVQYGQHFMSVQGHPEFCKDYSRDLMDARRGVIAHARLREGQASLSAEVDAPVMSSWIINFMQEALAG from the coding sequence ATGAAAATCGGGCTGCTGCAATGTGATGATGTAATGGAAAGCCTGCAGGTCGCGCATGGCAATTACCCTGAGATGTTCAACGAACTGCTGTTGACGCGTCACCCCGACGCTCAGATTCGTGTGTATCGCTGCATGGACGGCGAGTTACCGCAGGATCTTGACGAATGCGATGCGTATATCACCAGCGGCAGTAAATTCGGCGTCAATGATGGTTTGCCGTGGATTGATGCATTGCAGGAGTGTATTGCGCGCATGTGGGAGCAAGGCACACCGCTGGTGGGCGTCTGTTTCGGCCATCAACTGATGGCCAAGGCATTGGGCGGCGAAGTGATCAAGTCGCCCAAGGGCTGGGGCGTGGGTATGTCGTTCAACCAGGTGCTGGTGCGCAAAAGCTGGATGAAACCCTGGCAGGACAAGCTCGACCTGGTCGTTAGCCATCAGGATCAGGTCAGCCTGCTACCGCCGCAAGCCGAGATTCTTGCCAGTAGTGAGTTCTGCCGCTATTACCTGGTGCAGTACGGCCAGCATTTCATGAGCGTGCAAGGGCATCCGGAGTTCTGCAAAGACTATTCCCGGGATTTGATGGACGCGCGTCGCGGTGTAATTGCCCATGCCCGTTTGCGTGAGGGCCAGGCCTCGTTGTCTGCGGAAGTAGACGCGCCGGTGATGAGCAGCTGGATTATCAACTTTATGCAGGAAGCGCTCGCAGGTTAA
- the arfB gene encoding alternative ribosome rescue aminoacyl-tRNA hydrolase ArfB, whose product MIKLSNNVELGDWEVEISAIRSQGAGGQNVNKVSSAIHLRFDINTSSLPPFYKERLLALSDQRISKDGVIIIKAQSYRNQEQNREDAIRRLQELINGAVVVQKRRRPTKPTKGSQTRRMDSKTKRGQAKSLRGRVDI is encoded by the coding sequence ATGATCAAGCTATCCAACAATGTCGAGCTGGGCGATTGGGAGGTGGAGATATCCGCCATCCGCTCCCAGGGTGCGGGCGGACAGAACGTCAACAAGGTCTCCAGCGCCATCCATCTCAGGTTCGATATCAATACCTCAAGCCTGCCGCCGTTCTATAAGGAGCGGCTGTTGGCGCTGTCTGACCAGCGCATCAGCAAGGACGGCGTGATCATCATCAAGGCGCAGTCCTATCGCAACCAGGAGCAGAACCGCGAAGACGCCATTCGGCGTCTGCAGGAATTGATCAACGGCGCCGTAGTAGTACAAAAACGCCGCCGCCCGACCAAACCCACCAAAGGCTCACAAACCCGGCGCATGGACAGCAAGACCAAACGTGGCCAGGCCAAGTCTTTGCGGGGTAGGGTGGATATCTGA
- a CDS encoding PA4780 family RIO1-like protein kinase yields MKIPKRLEPLVEDGLIDEVIRPLMSGKEAAVFLVRCGSEIRCAKVYKEAAKRSFKQAVLYQEGRKVRNTRRSRAMEKGSKFGRNQQEEAWQNAEVDALYRLDAAGVRVPKPYGCFEGVLLMELVTDDEGGVAPRLNDVSMDAEQAIEDHATVMHYVKLMLCAGLVHGDLSEFNVLVDAYGPVIIDLPQAVDAAANNNARSMLDRDVNNMTEYYGQYAPELLQTRYAKEMWALYEDGELTPETELTGYFEESDVAADVDSVVEEIKAVMAEERARQERLREAEEED; encoded by the coding sequence ATGAAAATCCCAAAACGCTTGGAACCCCTGGTCGAAGATGGCCTGATCGATGAAGTCATCCGCCCGCTGATGAGCGGCAAGGAAGCGGCTGTCTTTCTGGTGCGCTGCGGTTCGGAGATCCGCTGCGCGAAGGTCTATAAGGAAGCAGCCAAGCGCAGCTTCAAACAGGCCGTGCTCTACCAGGAAGGCCGCAAGGTCAGAAATACTCGTCGCTCGCGAGCGATGGAAAAGGGCTCGAAATTTGGTCGCAATCAGCAGGAAGAAGCCTGGCAAAACGCGGAAGTAGATGCGCTCTACCGTCTGGATGCTGCCGGTGTTCGCGTGCCTAAGCCCTATGGGTGTTTTGAGGGCGTGCTGCTGATGGAACTGGTCACCGACGACGAAGGCGGCGTAGCCCCACGTTTGAATGATGTGTCCATGGATGCCGAGCAGGCTATCGAAGACCATGCGACCGTGATGCATTACGTCAAGCTGATGCTCTGTGCCGGTCTCGTGCATGGCGACCTGTCTGAATTCAATGTGTTGGTCGACGCCTACGGCCCGGTCATCATCGACCTGCCCCAGGCCGTGGACGCCGCCGCCAATAACAATGCCCGCTCCATGTTGGACCGTGACGTCAACAACATGACCGAATACTACGGCCAATATGCTCCAGAGCTGTTGCAAACGCGCTACGCGAAGGAAATGTGGGCGCTGTATGAAGACGGCGAACTGACGCCTGAGACCGAACTGACCGGCTACTTTGAAGAGAGCGACGTTGCGGCCGATGTAGATTCGGTGGTGGAAGAGATCAAGGCGGTCATGGCTGAGGAACGGGCCCGCCAGGAACGCTTGCGCGAGGCTGAGGAGGAGGACTGA
- a CDS encoding M14 family zinc carboxypeptidase, with translation MPEIQQLIQRHLPEHIQLDRLLEQGSRHLRCQTVHTVTIDKIEIPVRVIELGTRSEQAPVIGFFGGVHGVERIGTQVLLSWMHSLIHRLDWDEQLRHQLERVRLVFMPMINPGGIWQHRRSNLNGVDLMRNAPIDAMGPVPWLVSGHRISPRLPWYRGKRDDPMEAEAAALVETVRKRLLNAPFSLSVDCHSGFGRQDRLWCSYARTHKPMHNIAEVLALKRLYQNAYPNHHPYIIEPQSINYTTHGDLWDFLYDESVDDYPNNIFLPFTLEMGSWLWIRKNPRQMFDYFGYFNPIIDHRKRRVLRQHLPLFEFLMNATQAWRNWTPKPAQRPALTQAAIEEWFAK, from the coding sequence ATGCCAGAAATCCAGCAATTGATTCAGCGTCACCTGCCCGAACACATACAGTTGGACCGTCTGCTGGAACAGGGCTCCCGGCACCTGCGCTGCCAGACCGTGCACACGGTAACCATCGACAAGATCGAGATTCCCGTGCGAGTAATAGAGCTAGGAACTCGTTCGGAGCAGGCGCCAGTGATCGGTTTCTTCGGCGGCGTACATGGCGTCGAGCGCATTGGTACTCAAGTACTGTTGTCCTGGATGCACAGCCTGATTCATCGCCTGGACTGGGACGAGCAACTGCGCCACCAGCTTGAGCGCGTGCGTCTGGTATTTATGCCCATGATCAATCCGGGCGGCATCTGGCAGCACCGGCGCAGCAACCTTAACGGCGTGGACCTGATGCGCAACGCGCCGATTGACGCCATGGGCCCGGTGCCCTGGCTGGTCAGTGGCCACCGCATAAGCCCGCGCTTGCCTTGGTACCGCGGCAAGCGTGATGATCCGATGGAAGCGGAGGCAGCCGCGCTGGTGGAGACGGTACGCAAACGTCTGCTCAATGCGCCTTTTTCCCTCAGCGTGGATTGCCACAGTGGGTTCGGGCGGCAGGATCGCTTATGGTGCAGCTATGCGCGCACGCACAAGCCGATGCACAACATCGCCGAGGTACTGGCGCTGAAGCGGCTGTATCAAAACGCCTATCCGAATCACCATCCTTATATCATCGAACCCCAATCGATCAATTACACCACCCATGGGGACCTGTGGGACTTCCTCTATGACGAGTCAGTGGACGACTATCCGAACAATATTTTCCTGCCGTTCACACTGGAAATGGGCTCCTGGCTCTGGATCAGAAAGAACCCGCGGCAGATGTTCGATTATTTCGGCTATTTCAATCCGATAATCGACCATCGCAAGCGTCGGGTGCTGCGTCAGCACCTGCCGCTGTTCGAGTTTCTGATGAATGCCACTCAAGCCTGGCGAAATTGGACCCCCAAACCAGCACAGCGCCCGGCTTTGACTCAAGCGGCTATCGAGGAATGGTTTGCGAAATGA
- a CDS encoding carbon starvation protein A, with the protein MSAVILLFVGLGMMALGYFVYSKFIAEKIFKLDPDFRTPAHEFEDGVDFVPTNKFVLWGHHFTSVAGAAPIVGPAIAVIWGWAPAFAWVVLGTMFFAGIHDAGAIWASVRNRAKSVGSLTGDVVGKRARSIFMIVIFLVLLMVNAVFAVVIARLMMTFPTAVVPVWGAIFVALIIGQLIYRRIMTLPVVSILGVIALYALIFMGPSMPIQMPAEVMPGVSGNAAWILLLFLYAAIASVLPVWMLLQPRDYINGLQLFIGLLILYGAIVVLNPTMIAPMFNVDVPAGTPSLVPLLFVTIACGAISGFHGLVASGTTSKQLNRETDIRFVGFFGAIGEGGLALAAILVATAGFASLADWQAMYSAFGQGGVTAFVEGGAYIIHNGLGLPQVTAATLLTVMAALFAGTTMDTGLRLQRYIFQEWGEIYNQEWMKKPLPATLLAVGTCLLLAFGAGGADGSGGMIIWPLFGTTNQLLAGLTLLVITVMLVHLRRPMWYTLAPLCFLLVMTVTALIFQLRTFYEQQNWFLLGLDLVVLVAAILVAMECAAALKRHRAQVAAED; encoded by the coding sequence ATGAGTGCCGTAATCTTGCTCTTCGTAGGTCTTGGCATGATGGCGTTGGGGTACTTTGTTTACTCCAAGTTCATTGCCGAAAAGATCTTCAAGCTTGACCCGGACTTCCGTACACCCGCCCACGAATTTGAAGATGGTGTGGACTTTGTACCCACCAACAAGTTCGTTCTCTGGGGCCACCATTTTACCTCCGTTGCGGGCGCTGCGCCCATCGTTGGGCCGGCTATTGCGGTGATCTGGGGCTGGGCTCCGGCGTTTGCCTGGGTAGTGCTGGGCACCATGTTCTTTGCCGGTATCCATGACGCCGGCGCCATCTGGGCCAGCGTGCGCAACCGGGCCAAGTCGGTCGGCTCGCTGACCGGTGACGTCGTCGGCAAGCGTGCCCGTAGCATCTTTATGATCGTTATCTTCCTGGTGCTGTTGATGGTCAACGCTGTGTTTGCGGTGGTGATCGCGCGCCTGATGATGACCTTCCCGACCGCGGTAGTGCCGGTCTGGGGCGCGATTTTCGTTGCGCTGATCATTGGTCAACTGATCTATCGTCGCATCATGACCTTGCCGGTGGTGTCGATCCTGGGCGTGATCGCGCTGTATGCGCTGATCTTCATGGGTCCCTCGATGCCGATTCAGATGCCAGCAGAAGTCATGCCTGGTGTTTCAGGCAATGCCGCCTGGATTCTGTTGCTGTTCCTCTATGCCGCGATCGCCTCGGTACTGCCGGTATGGATGCTGTTGCAGCCGCGTGACTACATCAACGGCCTGCAGCTCTTTATTGGCTTGCTGATCCTGTATGGCGCCATTGTGGTCCTGAATCCGACAATGATCGCGCCGATGTTTAACGTCGATGTGCCGGCAGGTACGCCGTCCCTTGTGCCCTTGCTGTTCGTTACCATTGCCTGCGGCGCCATTTCCGGCTTCCACGGTCTGGTTGCGTCTGGTACCACCTCCAAGCAGTTGAACCGTGAAACCGATATTCGCTTTGTCGGCTTCTTCGGCGCAATCGGTGAGGGTGGTCTGGCCCTGGCAGCCATTCTGGTGGCTACCGCCGGTTTTGCCAGCCTGGCGGATTGGCAGGCCATGTACAGCGCGTTCGGTCAGGGCGGCGTAACTGCCTTCGTTGAAGGTGGTGCGTATATCATCCATAACGGTCTGGGCCTGCCTCAGGTAACTGCAGCGACCCTGTTGACGGTCATGGCGGCGTTGTTCGCCGGCACCACCATGGATACCGGCCTGCGTCTGCAGCGCTACATATTCCAGGAGTGGGGCGAGATCTATAATCAGGAATGGATGAAAAAGCCGCTGCCGGCCACCCTGCTTGCGGTTGGTACCTGCCTGCTGCTGGCGTTTGGCGCCGGTGGCGCTGATGGCTCGGGCGGCATGATCATCTGGCCATTGTTTGGTACTACCAACCAGTTACTCGCGGGCCTGACGCTGCTGGTGATCACTGTGATGCTCGTGCACTTGCGCCGGCCCATGTGGTACACACTGGCGCCACTGTGCTTCCTGTTGGTGATGACGGTAACCGCGTTGATTTTCCAACTGCGCACTTTCTACGAGCAGCAGAACTGGTTCCTCCTGGGGCTGGATCTGGTAGTGCTGGTAGCCGCTATACTGGTAGCCATGGAGTGTGCCGCTGCGCTCAAGCGGCACCGCGCGCAGGTGGCTGCGGAGGACTAA
- a CDS encoding cory-CC-star protein — MTQGNPPSGKGAWLSQARFFLEEAYSARYRGAIARARRDEDDLFMLLVFAEMMGLPNPAAYYTLELQPLLLERFHQWHLRMGMERSPLDHCRCC, encoded by the coding sequence ATGACGCAGGGTAACCCCCCGTCAGGAAAAGGAGCCTGGCTTAGCCAGGCTCGCTTCTTTCTCGAAGAGGCCTACAGCGCCCGTTACCGTGGCGCTATCGCTCGCGCGCGGCGTGACGAGGATGACCTGTTCATGCTGTTGGTTTTCGCTGAAATGATGGGGCTGCCGAATCCGGCCGCCTATTACACTCTCGAGCTCCAGCCGTTGTTGCTGGAGCGCTTCCACCAATGGCACCTGCGCATGGGCATGGAGCGTTCGCCGCTCGACCATTGCCGCTGCTGCTGA
- a CDS encoding ArsA family ATPase, translating into MFDLLQRRLIWVGGKGGVGKTTVSAALAVLAASRGQRCLVVSTDPAHSLGDVFARELDDTPRRLLPNLDAMEIDPDIEVEAHLKRVTEQMRRFAAPEMMKELQRQMQLTRQSPGTQEAALLERIARLINDPDSPYDQIIFDTAPTGHTLRLLTLPEAMAAWTDGLLTHNRKSEELAKVLKHLTPKSGRDVATPFDDPAENTLSDLDERTKDIAQTLLKRRRLFMQARRHLEDPKVSGFLFVLTPERLPILETVRAVATLKSVGIPVVATLVNRVIPEEADGEFLRRRREQEASWLERIDQELGHLPRPRLPWLETDVQGVETLELIAGKLAEAGF; encoded by the coding sequence ATGTTTGATCTGTTGCAACGCCGCCTGATCTGGGTAGGCGGAAAAGGTGGCGTGGGCAAAACCACGGTTTCGGCGGCGCTGGCTGTACTGGCTGCCAGCAGGGGACAGCGTTGCCTGGTGGTGTCCACCGATCCGGCGCACAGTCTGGGTGATGTGTTTGCCCGTGAGCTGGATGATACGCCAAGACGTCTTTTACCTAACCTGGACGCGATGGAGATTGATCCGGACATCGAGGTGGAGGCCCATCTCAAGCGTGTTACCGAGCAGATGCGCAGGTTTGCAGCGCCGGAAATGATGAAGGAGCTGCAGCGGCAAATGCAGTTGACGCGGCAGTCGCCCGGCACTCAGGAGGCGGCGTTGCTGGAGCGTATTGCACGGCTGATCAACGACCCTGACAGCCCCTATGACCAGATCATCTTTGATACCGCGCCCACCGGGCATACGCTGCGACTGTTGACCTTGCCGGAAGCCATGGCCGCCTGGACTGATGGTCTGCTGACGCACAATCGCAAATCCGAAGAACTGGCCAAGGTTCTCAAGCACCTGACTCCGAAGAGCGGCCGCGACGTCGCTACGCCCTTTGACGACCCGGCCGAGAATACCTTGAGTGATCTGGACGAGCGCACCAAGGATATTGCTCAGACCCTGCTTAAACGTCGGCGGCTGTTCATGCAGGCGCGCCGGCATCTTGAGGACCCTAAGGTCAGTGGCTTTCTGTTCGTTTTGACGCCGGAACGGTTACCGATTCTGGAAACCGTACGCGCGGTCGCGACCCTCAAATCAGTCGGCATACCGGTGGTTGCGACCCTGGTAAACCGGGTTATACCGGAGGAGGCCGATGGGGAGTTCTTGCGCCGGCGGCGAGAACAGGAGGCTAGCTGGCTGGAGCGTATCGATCAGGAACTGGGGCATTTGCCGCGCCCGCGCTTACCCTGGCTGGAAACCGACGTGCAAGGCGTTGAAACGCTGGAGCTGATCGCTGGCAAGCTGGCTGAGGCGGGCTTTTAA
- a CDS encoding TetR/AcrR family transcriptional regulator, whose translation MDERPLAAAGPGRPVDPEKLDRILDAVLDSFAEGDMHFTIEGVARRADVSKGTIYRHFDNAEALLQAVLTRLHRNMLGNLPEIEECAGGLREQLIILGTQLLDFLTSEQGVRIMRTVIAHGARQAEHGQWIYRDGPQAFVIRAATCLSAAHERGRIELKDPLLTAEQLIGMWKGSLVSGLWMNGRPLPDAAEKRYRVESAVDLLLRGLNWSG comes from the coding sequence ATGGACGAAAGACCGCTGGCCGCTGCCGGCCCCGGTAGACCCGTTGACCCCGAGAAGCTCGATCGCATTCTGGATGCAGTGCTCGACAGCTTCGCCGAGGGCGATATGCACTTCACCATTGAAGGGGTTGCTCGGCGGGCTGACGTGTCCAAAGGCACTATTTACCGCCACTTCGACAATGCCGAAGCCCTGCTGCAAGCGGTCTTGACGCGCCTGCATCGGAACATGCTGGGTAACTTGCCGGAAATAGAGGAATGTGCCGGCGGCCTGCGCGAGCAGTTGATCATTCTCGGCACGCAACTGCTGGACTTTCTCACCAGTGAACAGGGTGTGCGCATCATGCGCACCGTGATCGCGCATGGCGCGCGGCAGGCCGAGCACGGGCAGTGGATCTATCGCGATGGCCCGCAGGCCTTTGTCATTCGTGCAGCGACCTGCCTGAGTGCCGCGCATGAACGCGGCCGTATAGAACTGAAAGATCCGCTACTCACTGCCGAACAGCTGATTGGCATGTGGAAAGGTAGCCTGGTGAGTGGTTTGTGGATGAATGGTCGGCCACTGCCCGACGCCGCTGAAAAGCGTTATCGAGTGGAATCGGCAGTGGATCTGCTGCTGCGCGGGCTCAACTGGTCGGGTTAA
- a CDS encoding efflux RND transporter periplasmic adaptor subunit, producing the protein MRVLSLASLALFILAGCGAEPENAKSVESSALKVRTAVIESAEQHTWTLSGTVQPRNEAELGFRLAGQINERLVHTGEHVEAGDVLLRLDPADIRQQLSAAQADVESARVQANNAEANRKRLDTLRARDLIPEQTYEDARAAASAASESVKAAQAQLAQARSASGYVELKAPASGILLTVSGEVGQVVSAGTPVATLAYDGPRDVEVYVPERRRDELPQTARVQLYAGDVQADASLREISGSADPLTRSWRARFAIEDDPEAWSLGSSVTLELVQELNGQALQRIPVGALIDPGQGMGVWVVDNGQVQFHPVKLVRMDTEQAYIHSEMPAGTQIIALGAHLLEAGQAVEVLP; encoded by the coding sequence ATGCGGGTTTTATCCCTTGCGTCCTTGGCGTTATTTATCCTGGCTGGCTGCGGAGCTGAGCCTGAGAACGCAAAATCCGTCGAGAGTTCGGCGCTGAAGGTGCGAACGGCCGTTATTGAATCGGCAGAGCAACATACCTGGACGCTCAGCGGCACGGTACAGCCACGCAACGAAGCCGAATTGGGGTTTCGTCTGGCAGGCCAGATAAACGAACGTCTGGTGCATACCGGTGAGCACGTAGAGGCGGGAGACGTATTGTTGCGCCTGGACCCGGCGGACATCCGTCAGCAGCTTTCCGCCGCTCAGGCGGACGTGGAGTCCGCGCGAGTGCAGGCCAACAACGCCGAAGCCAATCGCAAGCGCCTGGATACGCTGCGCGCCCGCGACCTGATTCCCGAGCAAACCTATGAAGATGCCCGCGCCGCAGCCAGTGCCGCCAGCGAAAGCGTCAAGGCAGCACAGGCCCAGCTTGCCCAGGCGCGCAGCGCGAGTGGCTATGTGGAACTCAAGGCGCCCGCCAGCGGCATACTCCTGACGGTCAGCGGCGAAGTAGGGCAGGTGGTGTCCGCGGGTACGCCGGTGGCCACGTTGGCGTATGACGGTCCACGCGATGTTGAAGTCTACGTACCCGAGCGCCGCCGGGATGAGTTGCCGCAGACGGCAAGGGTGCAGTTGTACGCTGGGGATGTTCAGGCTGATGCAAGCTTGCGCGAGATATCCGGCTCTGCAGATCCCTTGACCCGCAGCTGGCGGGCCCGCTTCGCGATCGAAGACGACCCCGAAGCCTGGTCACTGGGCAGCAGCGTCACCCTTGAGCTGGTTCAGGAGTTGAATGGACAAGCGTTGCAAAGGATTCCGGTCGGCGCTTTGATCGATCCGGGGCAGGGTATGGGGGTATGGGTGGTGGATAACGGCCAGGTACAGTTCCACCCGGTGAAACTGGTGCGCATGGACACTGAGCAGGCGTATATCCACAGTGAAATGCCAGCCGGGACCCAGATTATCGCGCTCGGGGCCCACCTGCTGGAGGCCGGGCAGGCGGTTGAGGTTCTGCCATGA